DNA from Mesorhizobium loti R88b:
CGGGACACTCATCGGGCTCTACCGGCACGAAGTGCCGCTGGCTCGGTTTGCAGCCACGGAAGCGGGCGGCAAGCCGTCGGCGCTGCCGCCGCTGTCATCGCTGAGCAACTGTCAGACAAATAATACAGATCCGACGCACCAAAACGGCTTGCAAGCGTAAGCTATGGCTCGCAGAAGTTGCGCAAAAAGCATACCGTTGGAGAAAAACTTATACCGTCATCCAGCATGAAAGGGGAATCATGCCTGACCAGAATGCTCTGATCCAAGCGGCCATCGGACGGCTGCTTTCCGAGAAAACCGGAATGGCGGTCATTTCCATGAGAGAGAGTATTACCGAGCTGCTGGCCATAACCGGTGCGACGCTGGCCGTCGAAACCCTGCAGGACTTGCTGCTGGAAATGGCCGAAGTGCGCGGCATGATGGTCGTGCTCGACGTTTAGAGGTCTGTTTTATGCATGCCGTTCTCCCAAAACCGAGGTCACTTTTGGGCGACATTCATCAGAGCGCGGCGGGTACCCGCTCAGCCATGGCATGGTCAAGGCGTCCCGCCTTCCGGGCCGACGCCAGCGTGCCGTCGCCGTAGATCATGCGGCCGGCGCGGAAGGTGGCACGGACACGTGGCACTGGCTGGCGGTCGGCCACGACGAGATCTGCCAGAAGGCCGGGTTCGATGGCGCCGCGGTCGGCAAGCCCCAGGGCCATGGCCGGATTGGCGCTTGTGAGTGCCGCCGCCGCCGCGAGGCCATCACCCCGCAGCTTGGCCAGGCCAAGCACGGCCGGCAGGATCGAGGCTGGGTGGTAGTCGCTGGCCAGCATGTCGAGCAGTCCGGCCTGGTAGGCCTGCCGGGCGGAAAGATTGCCGGAATAGGATTCTCCGCGCAGCGCGTTGGGCGCGCCCATCGCTGTGTACATGCCGAGCCTGCGGGCTTCCTGCGCTGCTTCCAGGGTCACCGGGAATTCCGAGAGCGCGGCACCCAGGCCATGGACCAGCTCCACCTTTTCCAGCGTGTCGTCGTCATGGGAGGCGAGCACGATGCCGGCGGCGTGCGCACGCGCCGACAGATCCTGCAGGGCGTTCAGCACATCGCCCTGGCCGTTGCGGCCGGCCATGCGCTTGCCGACGACTTCGGAGGCCGCCGCAACCGACATGCCGCGCTCCTTGGCGATGCGGGCGATGTAGAGTTCGACGTCGCGGTACTGCCCCTGTCCGGGCGTATGATCCATCAGCGAGATCAAATGAAGCCTGCCGGCGTCCATCAGCTTCTGCAGCTTGGGAATCGCAGGGGTGAAGGTCACTTCGAAGCGGGCATGGATGCGGTGATCGACCAGCAGATCGTCCTTCATACCGGCGATGGTGTCGATGATCGCAGTCGTATGATCTTCTGAGCGCATGACGCCGCTGGTGACGCTGGCGCCGATGAAGGAAAGCGCGGCATAGGCGGTGGTGACGCCGCAGGAGGCGAGCTTCTTGTCGAGCTCGGCAATGCCGATCGGCATCGGCACGTGGACGCCGATGCGCGGCTCGACTTCCCTCTCCACCATGTCGCCATGCATGTCGATGAAGCCGGGCAGCAGCAGGCGGCCGCCGCCCTCGATATCGGCATGCTCGACAGGCTTGTCGCGGATCTCGGCGATCCGGCCATTCTCGATCCTGACCGCGCCGTTCGGGATGACGCGGTCGCGCAGGACAATTTCGAATTCACTCAGCCACATCAGGGTTCTCGTCAATCGCGGCGACATCGTCGGGGTGTGGAAGACCGGGATCACGATGATGATGCGCCGGCTTGGCCGTGCCCCGATCATGATCCGTCCAGGACATTGCGGTGTTTTCTAGTTCACTCGAATGCCGGTTTCCATTTGATTTTTATGACATTTCCATGAAGGCCGGCCTGAGCGGCTCACCGTTTCATGGAAACGGCGGACCACTCCAACTCTTTGTTTTGACGCAATTCCCAAGGGAAAGCGCTATGCGCTTTTCCCGGGAAAACCGTTTACACTTTTCCTGGAATTGCTCTTGAGCGCTTGGCTCAGCCGGTACGGGATCGTTCCGACAGCCATTCGGCGGTTTGCTGGCTGGCCTGTTCGGCGGAAAGCTCAAGGCCAAGCCCCTGCAGCAGGCCATGCAGGAATATGCCGGTGAAGCAGTCGCCGGCACCGATCGTGTCGGGCACGGAAACCTGCTTCAGCGGCGTGACTTGTCTCAGGGCCTTGCCATCATAGAGCGAGATCGGGCGCGTTCCAACGGTCAGCACCAGCGTCTTCAGGCGCGGCCCGGCAATCCGTGACGCTCGCTCCCAGATATCTTGCGTGTCCTCGCCGGGAAAATCGGCACGCGATCCGATGACGATGTCGGCCGGGCGCGGTGAGGCGGTGCGCAGCGGGAACTGCGAAATGACCAGCGGGATCGTCTTCAGCGAGGCGACGATGCCGTCGTCAAGCACGAGGGCGTTGAGGTAGGCGGCATCGCCGGTGACGGGTTCGGGTGCGGCGTAGGGCGGGCGCATCTGGCCGCCACTGTTCAGAATGGTGCGCTCACCACTCGGCTCGAGCAGGATTTCGGTAAACTGGGTTTCGCCAGCCCGCATGGTGACATAGCCGGTATCGATGCCGCTTGCCTGCAGTGTCGCAAGGGCTGCCCGGCCATGGTCGTCGTCCATCAGATTGCTGACCAGCCGCACATCGTTGCCGAGCTTCGCCAGTTGGGTGCTGGTGTGGAAGCCGCCGCCGCCGAGCCTGACGCTGCGGTTGGAATAGACGATGCGCGCGCCCGAGGCGAGCGGCGAGGACAGTGCCCAGACCTGGTCGTAATTGACATGGCCGACAACGATGACTGTGCTCATGGTCCCTGCTTTTCGCGCGGCGCATCGACGATGAAGCGCTGCGCGAGCAGGCTTAGCACTATGACCGGCACCAGGGACAGCAGGCTGGCGGCCATCGGAGCGCCAGCGGACGATACGGCCGGTTGCTCGGCGTTCTGGCGCAGGCGGCCAACGCCAAGGATTGAACAGCTGCGTTACCCGCCCAGGATAAAATCGGCGCAGCGGTCGGCGATCATGATCACCGGGGCGTTGGTGTTGCCGCTGATCAGGCGCGGCATGATCGAGGCATCGCAGATGCGCAGGCGCGGCACGCCGCGCACGCGCAGTTGCGGATCGACCACGGCGTCGCCGTCGCTGCCCATCCGGCAGGTGCCGCAGGGGTGATAGACCGTCTTGGCGTGTTCGAGGATGTGGTCTGATATGGATTGATCGGAAAGATCGGCGTCCTCGCCCGGCGACAGCTCCTCGGCGACCACGGCCTGCAGCGCCGGCTGGCGCAGGATAGTGCGGGCGATCTTCATGCCGGCGAGCAGCAGAGCGAGATCACTGGCATCAGACAGGAAGCCGGTTGTGAAGCGGATCGGGGCGGCCGCGTCACGCGAGCGCAGCCTGACCGTGCCGCGTGACTTTGGCCTGAGCACACAAGGGTTGAGCTCCATGCCGTGGCGCTCGATCGAGCCGTGCTCGGCGCTTTCGATCATCACCGGCAGGACGTGGAACTGGATATCGGGCCTTCCGTCGCCATCGGTGTCGAAGAAGCCGCCGCTCTCGACGACGTTGGAGGTGAGCAGGCCGGTGCGGAACATCAGGTATTGCAAGCCGTGGCGCAGCGCCCGCAGGCCGCGATCCTCACCCAGCAGCGAGATCGGCTGGCGTGTCAGCGCATAGACGGGCGCAGCGACATGGTCCTGCAGGTCGCGGCCGACCGATGGCATGTCGCGGATGACGGGAATGCCAAGCCCGGCCAGGTGTTCGGTCGGGCCAAGGCCTGACAGCATCATCAGCTTGGGCGTCGCCAGCGCACCGGCGGCGAGGATGACTTCGGCCTTCGCCGTCGCCACATGGTTCTGGCCGTCCGACGTGGTGTAGGCGAGGCCGCTCGCCGCACCGTTTTCCAGGGTCACGCCGGTGACCAGCGCATCGGTGATCACGGTGAGGTTGGCGTTGCCGGCCAGCGGCCTCAGGAACACCTTTGCCGCCGACTGGCGTTCGCCATTGGCGGTCGTCGTCTGGTAGAAGCCGACGCCTTCCTGCCTGGCGCCGTTGAAGTCGTCATTGTAGCGGTAGCCAGCCTGCTGCGCGGCCTTGATATAGGCCAAGGAAAGCGGGTGGCGGTGGCGCGGGTCGGAGACCGGCAATGGTCCCTCGGTGCCGTGGCGCTCGCCGGCGAGGCGCTCATTGCGCTCCAGCCGCCGGAACACCGGCAGCACCTCGTCCCAGCCCCAGCCGGGGCAGCCGAGGTCGTGCCAGCCATCATAGTCCTGTGGCTGGCCCCTGATGTAGAGCATGGCGTTGATCGACGAGCCGCCGCCCAGCGTGCGGCCCTGCGGCACCGGCAGCCGGCGGCCGCCGACGCTGGGCTCAGGCTCGGATTCATAGATCCAGCTGCGCGCCGTGCCGATCACCTTGGCGAAGGTGGCGGGAATGTCGATGAGGCGCGTGTTGTCGGCCGGGCCGGCCTCGACCACCAGCACGCGCTTGCCCGCATTGACCAGCCGGTTGGCCAGCGTGCAGCCGGCCGAGCCGGCGCCGGCGATGATGTAGTCGTACGCAGCGCTCATCGTGTCAGGCATACCGCATGATGACGGTCTTGGTCTCGAGATAGCCGTCTATTGCCGCGCGGCCATGCTCGCGGCCGATGCCGGACTGTTTGAAGCCGCCGAACGGTGCCGCCGGGTCGAGTGTGTTGTGCGAATTGACCCAGACGGTGCCGGCCTTGAGGCCATGGATGGCGGTCATCGCCTTGCCCATGTCGCGGGTCCATATCGAGGCCGAGAGGCCGTAGCGCGTGTCGTTGGCGATGCGGATCGCCTCGTCGAGGTCGGCGACCGGCATTGCCGCCACCACCGGCCCGAACACCTCCTCGCGCATGATCTCCATGTCAGGGCGGACATTGTGCAGGATGGTCGGCGCCACATAATGGCCCCTGGCCGGCACAGGCCGCGCGCCGCTGACCCGTTCGCCGCCCGCCGCCAGGCCGCGCTCGACAAAGCCTTCGACGCTTCTGCGGTGCTTGGCCGAGACCAGCGGGTTGATCTGCGCCCCCGCGTCGCGGCCGGCGCCCAGCGTCATGCCATCGGCGATTTCGGCAAGGCGAGAAAGCGTGCGGTCGTAGATCGACTTTTCGATCAGCAGCCGCGACGCCGAGGTGCAGACCTGGCCCTGGTTGAAGAACATGCCGAGCCCCGCGATCAGCGGCTCGATGCCTTCCTCCATGTCGGCAAGCAGGATCATCGGCGATTTCGAGCCAAGCTCCAGCGTGAAGCGCGCAACACGGTCGACCGCCGCATGGCCGACGCGCTTGCCGACCTCCGTCGAGCCGGTGAAGGTCAGCTTGTCGATGCCGGGATGGCGGATCAGCGCTTCGCCGGTGACGGAGCCGCTGCCGGTGACGATGTTGACGACGCCCGGCGGGAAGCCAACGGCTTCGATCAGTTCGGCCAGCCTGAGCAGGCCCAGTGGCGTTTCCTGTGGCGGCTTCAAAACCACGGTGCAGCCGCAGGCCAGCGCCGGGGCGATCTTCCACATGCCAATCAGCAGCGGGAAGTTCCACGGCACGATGGCGCCGACGACGCCGACCGGTTCCATCACCGTCATTGCCTGGTGTTTCGCGCCCGGCGGCACGGGGATGGAGACCTGGAAGGTCGAGCCCTCGATCTTGGTCGCCCAGCCGGCATAGTAGCGCAGCCAGTCGACGGTGCCGCCGGCGCTCAGCATGCGGGCGACGCCGAGCGATTTGCCGTTCTCGATGCTTTCGATCTCGGCCAAAAGGTCGGCCTCGGCCTCGACAGCATCGGCGAGTTTCAGCATCAGGTTCTGGCGATCGACCGGGCGCATCGAGGCCCATGGGCCTTCGAGCGCCGCGCGTGCCGCACGCACCGCCTGGTCGACCAGTTCGACGCCGCTCTCGGGAACATGCGCTACGATTTCGCCGGAGGCGGAATCATCAACGGCGAGGCCTTCGCCGGCCAAGCCACCCATAAAGGGCCCGTCGACGAAGCGGCCATTGATGAATGGGCGGTGCGAACGCGCCAGGAAAGCGGCGGCCGCTGCGCTGATCGGCGGCACAATTCTCTCGTTCACGCCATCCTCCTCGATGCTTGATGAACATTTCACACGGAGGGTTATGGAGCGCATCGATTGTCTTCAAGGCGAAGGCGGCGCGAGTGCGCGTTCAGTCAAAACAAAGTTCCCGCTCGGACAAGACGCAGCGCGATCGGCTCGCCAAAATCAAGGTCACATCAAGCCGCGCGTTTCGCGCAGACCTTCCTGGTGTCGAAGAGGTGTCGGCCATTGAGCGCATTGCTGGGCAATCCGATGGTCACCACGGCGGCGCTGCCGTTTGTGCTCGGCATGGTCATGGCGCTGCTGGCGCGATTTGCGCTGGCGCCGCCTGTTCTTTCGCTGGTGTCGGCCGCTCTGCTGCTGTTCTTCTACTGGGACACGCTTGGTCCGCCGGTGGTGCCGCCGGTCGCCGCCAGCCAGAAGCTGATCTATCTCGCCTTTGCCGGCATCGTCATGGGTCTGTTGCCTGACCGCCTGCTCGGCGCTTCCTTGGCGAGCAAGCTTGTCGCCGCAGCGCTCGCGGCCGCGCTGCTGTGGCTTGGCTGGCGCCGCCTTGCCGGCGGCTCGCTCGACCTGCAGATGATCGCCGCTCTCATCACCGGCCTGCTGGCGATCGTTGGCGCCGCGATGCTGCTGTCCCTGAAAGCTTCGCCATCGCCTCCAACCGAGGAGCCGTTCCTGGTGCCGGCTGCGGTGCTCGCCCTTTGCCTGGCCGGCGCCATCGTCTCGGTGCTCGGCGCCTCGATCGTCACCGGGCAATTGCTGGGCTCACTGGCAGCGCTCGCCGGCGGTTGGTGCCTTGTCCAGTACATCGCGGTGCTGCGCGGCGGCTCGGCCGCCAGCTGGAGCAAAGGCACCTAGCTCGTCCTCATCTTCGCCGCCGCCACCGTGCTGATCCAGGTGGCGCTGCTGGCACCGAAGGCGAACCCGGTGGCGCTCATGCTTTCGCCTCTGCCGCTCGCCGTGGCCGCGCTGGTGCCCGGTCCGCTGCAAGGGCTTGTTCCCGGTGCCCGGCCGTTGCGGCCGCTGGTTGCCGGCCTGCTGATCGCCATGCCGGCGATATTGGCCATCCTGACGGCGATCGTTTGGGCGCCGCATGGGGCCGCTCTCGGCTTTTCCTGAGCCGGATTCGAAGAACGACAACCAACAATGGGGAGAGTTACGTGAGAACAAGAAAACTGACGGCCGCGCTGGCCTTTGCCTCGATATGCGCTTTCGCATCGGCAGCACACGCCGACAATTACGAGATCGATGGCCAGCATGCGTGGGTTACCTTCACCATCAAGCACGGCATCTATGGCACCGCGCACGGCCAGTTCGATGCGGTGAAGGGCGCGATCGTCATGGACAAAGCCGATCCGTCGAAGAGCAGCGTCAAAGCCGAGATCGAGGTCGGCTCGGTGCACACCGCCTATGACCAGCGCGACAGCGATCTGAAGGGCCCCGACTTCTTCAACGCGGCCGAATTCCCGGCGATCTCGTTTGAAAGCACCAAGGTCGAGAAGGTCAGCGATATCAAAGGCAAGGTCACCGGCAACCTCACCATCAGCGGTGTGTCCAAGGAGATCACGCTCGATGTGACGCTGGTCAACGAGGCGCCGGCGCCGTGGGACGCGACACTGACCAAGGCGGCGTTCACCGCCACAGGAAAAGTCAGCACGGCTGATTTCCCGATGGCCAATGCCGCCGCCGGTTTCGGCCTTGGGCCTGACGTTAACATCGTCATAGATCTCGAAGCGGTGAAGAAATAGGCCGCCGACATTCTCTTTGGTTTGGCGCAATTCCCAAGGGAAAGCGCTGTGCGCTTTTCCCGGGAAAACCGCTTCACACTTTTTCTGGAATTGCATTGGTGTGGCGTCCGCCGCGCGACCGATAGGTCGCGCGGCACTTCACCAGGCCGGCGCGAAGTGCGCGCTCAGTCAAAACAAAGTTCCCGCTCGGACAAGACGCGAAAACGGTGATGCCGCACTATCCCCAGCGAAGATCGGCGCATAGCCGGCGCACTCACCAATCGGGATGGATCCATGCGATTTCTTGGAAAAACGGCTTTCATCACTGGCGGCGGCACCGGCATCGGTGCGGCGGTCGCCAGGCGCATGGCGGCCGACGGCGCCAAAGTGGTGCTGATGGGCCGGCGGCGCGAGCCGCTGGAGGCCGTGACCAGGGACATTGGCGGCCTGGTCGTGCAGGGCGATGCCGCCGACCCCAAGGCGGTGCGGGCGGCGCTGGCCGACGTGCATGAGAAAATCGGGCCGGTCGACATTCTCGTTGCCAATGCCGGCGGCCATGGCGTCGGCCCGACCATTTCGATGAGCGACGAGACCTGGAGCCTGGCGACGCGCAGCAATCTCGACACCGCCTTCGTCTGCGCCCGTGAATGTCTGCCGGACCTGATTGCGCAGAAGGGCAACATCGTCGTCGTCGCCTCGATCGCCGGCCTGTTTGCTGGCCCCGACGCGGCCGGCTACGTCACCATGAAACATGCCTGCATCGGCTTCGGCAAATCGCTGGCGCGCGACTATGGCCGCAAGGGCGTGCGCACCAACATCATCTGCCCGGGCTGGGTGTCGACCGACATGGCCGACGAGCAGATGGAGGTGATCGTCGAAAAGCACGGGCTTGGCTCGATCGAGGAAGCCTACCGGCTGGTGACCAAGGACGTCCCGCTCGGCCGGCCGGCGACGCCGGAAGAGGTCTCCAACGTCATCTGTTTCGTCGCCTCCAGCGAGGCGGCGATGATGAACGGTTCGATCCTGACGGTGGATGGCGGCGCCACCGTCGTCGACCTGCCCACGCTTGCCTTTGTCGATTGATGTGGAGAGTGCGATGAACGACCAGAACAGACCGGCCGATTGGAAGCATTTTGACGATTTCGCCACCGGGATCGCCGCCAACCGGCTGGCGACGACGGATGCGCTGCGCGGCCAGACCTTCAAGATCACGCTCGACACCGGCCGCACCATCGACCTTGCCTTCACATCTGATGACACGGTGGCGTGGAGCGAAGGCAGCGAGGCGGGTGCCGACTGGTACGAGGCGCTGGAAGTCGCTTCCAACGTGTTCTTCATCAACATGATCTTCTCGGCGCGGCCAACGGAAGACGAGGCCTTCATCGTCAACACAAGCACGCGCCGCGTCCTGTCGGTGCGCGAACGGGTGCGCGATGCCAGTGAAGCGCCCGGCGAGCCGCTCGTGGCGCAGACCTGGTCGGCCGGCGTGCTCGGCGATCCCTCGGTTGCGCCGACCGGCATCGCGCCGGCGCCGACCCGCGACCTGATCGGGCTGACCGCGCACTACACATACAGCCCTAACCACGTCTACGAGCACATCTATCTCTCCTCCGAGCGCTATGCCTGGCAGAACCTCGTCGGCATCCAGCGCGGCCATGGCGATGTCGATTTGGCGACGACCTGGAAGTTCGCCGAGAACCAGTATGTGTTCGGCTTCCGCGAGTTCATCATCCCCGTCGCCTCGCTGTTTTTCTACAATTGGGACGTCATGCACTCGACAGGGAAATTCCTCGGCGTCACCAGCCAGGGCAAGATCGAGAACAAGCCGGCCGGCGCCCGGATCGAGAAGAAATCCAGAACCGCCTACGACAAGGGCAAGGCGCCGGTTTGAGCGCGCGGGGAGAAAGCCGTGAATAAAAACTACGAAGCGATCAAGGCGCATTACGCCGGCTCCGACGCCAAGGATCTCTCGGCGATGATGGCGCCGGTCACCAGCTGCACTGCCTGGACCGAGATGGCAGGGTTTCCCTATGCCGGCACCTATGTCGGCCCTGACGCCATCATCGAAGGCGTGTTCAAGCGCATCGGCGAGGAGTGGGACGGCTACGCCCTGAAGCTCGAAAAACTGGTCGATGGCGGCACCACCATTGTCGGCATCGGCACCTATTCGGGCACCTACAAAAAGACCGGCAAGCCGATGTCGGCGCGCGTCGTCCATGTCTGGGAAATGGAGGACGGCAAGGCGCTCAGTTTCGAGCAGTTCACCGACACCAGGCTGGTCGCGGCAGCGACGGCCTGAGGCATGGACACCGTCCGCATGATCCAAAACCTGGGAGGATGAAATGGGAAACAGTCTGAAGGCAATGCTGGCAGGCCTGGTCCTGTCGGCCGCGTTCGCGGCCGGCACCGGTTTGGCGAATGCCGGCGACACCGAGATCGTCATCGGCGCGCCGATCTCCCTGACCGGGCCGCTGGCCGGCGACGGCAAGGAGCAGAAATGGGCCTATGAGCAGGCCGTGGCCGACATCAACAAGGCCGGCGGCATCATGGTGAAATCGGCCGGCAAGAAGCTGCCGGTGCGGCTCGTCATCGCCGACGATGAAAGCTCCGAAGGCAAGGTTGCGTCCGCGCTGGAAAACCTGATCAAGGTGCAGAAGGTCGATGCGCTGTTGTCGACCCATTCGGGACCGATGAACATCGCTGGCGCCATCGTCGCCGAGAAGTACAAGAAATTCTACATGATCACGACGGCCTTCCCGTTCGAATGGCAGCCGCTGAAGCTGAAATATTCAGCCCTGTTCTTCTTCCATCCGGGGCCTGGCGCGGAAGTGCCATTCGAGATCTGGGACAAGCTGCCGGCCAACGAGAAGCCCAAGAACCCGGCGCTGGTCACCGAGGATTCGCCTGACGGCAAGGGCTTTGGCGGCGCCTTCGAGGCGGCGGCCAAGAAGTATGGCTACACCTTCGCCGTCGACGATCCCTGGGCGATTGGCGCGACGGATTATTCGGCGCTGATCACCAAGCTCAAGGCCGCCAATGTCGACGCCATGCTGGTGTTCGGCTCACCGGCCGACACGGTGACGCTGCTGCGCCAGATGAAGGAGCTCGGCTTCTCCGTGCCTTATCTGCATGGCTGGAAGGGCACCTGGACGGGCGAGTTCCACGAAGCGCTCGGGCCGGATTCCGATTATATCCTGACCGACGGTTTCTGGTCGGCGAGCTATCCCTACAAGGGCGCCAAGGAGCTTGGCGACCGCTACGAGGCCGAGTTCAAGAAGGACTCCGTCACCGTCGGCGCCTTCTACGCCAATGCGCAGGTGCTGGCGCAGGCAATCGAGAAGGCCGGCTCCACCGATGCCGGTGCGCTGCATGACGCAATCTTCGGCCAGGAGTTCAAGGACACGGTGGTCGGCGATCTCAAATTCGACCAGACCGGCTTTGCCCTCATCCCCAGCGTCGCCACGCAATGGTGGCAAGGCAAGCACCAGCTGATCTTCCCGAACGGCAACTGGACCTACAAACCGGCGCCGGCCTGGGACAAGCGCTGACAGCGGCGGGCGAGGCAGGCCGGTGCCTGATCGCGAAGCCAGGCACCCGCCTGCCGGCCTGACGACTTGGAGAAACGGAAACACGATGCAGCCTGACGAGATCCTGCTTCGCCTCGAGGCGGTCCAGAAGCGGTTCGGCGGGCTGGTCGTGCTCAACGACATCGACATCGCTGTTCGTGCCAATGAGCTGATCGGGCTGATCGGGCCCAATGGTGCCGGCAAGTCGACGCTGTTCAACCTGATCACCGCGCTCTACACGCCGACACAAGGGCGCATCCACTTTCGTGGCCAGGACATCACCGGCACGGCACCGCACCGCATCTGCCGGCTGGGCATCGCGCGCACCTTCCAGCTGGTGCGCACCTTCCTCACCATGACCGCCTTCGAGAACGTCATGGTCGGTGCCGTCTATGGCGGCGGTGGGCGCGTCAAGCATGCGACAGTCGCTGCCGAGGAAGCGCTGGAACTGGTCGGGCTGACGGCCAAGCGCGACGTCAAGACCGCGCACATGACGCTCTCCGATCGGCGCCTGCTGGAAATCGCGCGGGCGGTCGCCTCCAGCCCGGCGCTGCTTCTGCTCGACGAGCCGATGGCGGGGCTGAACCCGACCGAGATTCAGCGCACGGTCGATGTCATCCGCCGCGTGCGCGGCGAAA
Protein-coding regions in this window:
- a CDS encoding alpha-D-ribose 1-methylphosphonate 5-triphosphate diphosphatase; protein product: MWLSEFEIVLRDRVIPNGAVRIENGRIAEIRDKPVEHADIEGGGRLLLPGFIDMHGDMVEREVEPRIGVHVPMPIGIAELDKKLASCGVTTAYAALSFIGASVTSGVMRSEDHTTAIIDTIAGMKDDLLVDHRIHARFEVTFTPAIPKLQKLMDAGRLHLISLMDHTPGQGQYRDVELYIARIAKERGMSVAAASEVVGKRMAGRNGQGDVLNALQDLSARAHAAGIVLASHDDDTLEKVELVHGLGAALSEFPVTLEAAQEARRLGMYTAMGAPNALRGESYSGNLSARQAYQAGLLDMLASDYHPASILPAVLGLAKLRGDGLAAAAALTSANPAMALGLADRGAIEPGLLADLVVADRQPVPRVRATFRAGRMIYGDGTLASARKAGRLDHAMAERVPAAL
- a CDS encoding PfkB family carbohydrate kinase, yielding MSTVIVVGHVNYDQVWALSSPLASGARIVYSNRSVRLGGGGFHTSTQLAKLGNDVRLVSNLMDDDHGRAALATLQASGIDTGYVTMRAGETQFTEILLEPSGERTILNSGGQMRPPYAAPEPVTGDAAYLNALVLDDGIVASLKTIPLVISQFPLRTASPRPADIVIGSRADFPGEDTQDIWERASRIAGPRLKTLVLTVGTRPISLYDGKALRQVTPLKQVSVPDTIGAGDCFTGIFLHGLLQGLGLELSAEQASQQTAEWLSERSRTG
- a CDS encoding GMC family oxidoreductase — encoded protein: MSAAYDYIIAGAGSAGCTLANRLVNAGKRVLVVEAGPADNTRLIDIPATFAKVIGTARSWIYESEPEPSVGGRRLPVPQGRTLGGGSSINAMLYIRGQPQDYDGWHDLGCPGWGWDEVLPVFRRLERNERLAGERHGTEGPLPVSDPRHRHPLSLAYIKAAQQAGYRYNDDFNGARQEGVGFYQTTTANGERQSAAKVFLRPLAGNANLTVITDALVTGVTLENGAASGLAYTTSDGQNHVATAKAEVILAAGALATPKLMMLSGLGPTEHLAGLGIPVIRDMPSVGRDLQDHVAAPVYALTRQPISLLGEDRGLRALRHGLQYLMFRTGLLTSNVVESGGFFDTDGDGRPDIQFHVLPVMIESAEHGSIERHGMELNPCVLRPKSRGTVRLRSRDAAAPIRFTTGFLSDASDLALLLAGMKIARTILRQPALQAVVAEELSPGEDADLSDQSISDHILEHAKTVYHPCGTCRMGSDGDAVVDPQLRVRGVPRLRICDASIMPRLISGNTNAPVIMIADRCADFILGG
- a CDS encoding aldehyde dehydrogenase family protein encodes the protein MNERIVPPISAAAAAFLARSHRPFINGRFVDGPFMGGLAGEGLAVDDSASGEIVAHVPESGVELVDQAVRAARAALEGPWASMRPVDRQNLMLKLADAVEAEADLLAEIESIENGKSLGVARMLSAGGTVDWLRYYAGWATKIEGSTFQVSIPVPPGAKHQAMTVMEPVGVVGAIVPWNFPLLIGMWKIAPALACGCTVVLKPPQETPLGLLRLAELIEAVGFPPGVVNIVTGSGSVTGEALIRHPGIDKLTFTGSTEVGKRVGHAAVDRVARFTLELGSKSPMILLADMEEGIEPLIAGLGMFFNQGQVCTSASRLLIEKSIYDRTLSRLAEIADGMTLGAGRDAGAQINPLVSAKHRRSVEGFVERGLAAGGERVSGARPVPARGHYVAPTILHNVRPDMEIMREEVFGPVVAAMPVADLDEAIRIANDTRYGLSASIWTRDMGKAMTAIHGLKAGTVWVNSHNTLDPAAPFGGFKQSGIGREHGRAAIDGYLETKTVIMRYA
- a CDS encoding YceI family protein — protein: MRTRKLTAALAFASICAFASAAHADNYEIDGQHAWVTFTIKHGIYGTAHGQFDAVKGAIVMDKADPSKSSVKAEIEVGSVHTAYDQRDSDLKGPDFFNAAEFPAISFESTKVEKVSDIKGKVTGNLTISGVSKEITLDVTLVNEAPAPWDATLTKAAFTATGKVSTADFPMANAAAGFGLGPDVNIVIDLEAVKK
- a CDS encoding SDR family NAD(P)-dependent oxidoreductase yields the protein MRFLGKTAFITGGGTGIGAAVARRMAADGAKVVLMGRRREPLEAVTRDIGGLVVQGDAADPKAVRAALADVHEKIGPVDILVANAGGHGVGPTISMSDETWSLATRSNLDTAFVCARECLPDLIAQKGNIVVVASIAGLFAGPDAAGYVTMKHACIGFGKSLARDYGRKGVRTNIICPGWVSTDMADEQMEVIVEKHGLGSIEEAYRLVTKDVPLGRPATPEEVSNVICFVASSEAAMMNGSILTVDGGATVVDLPTLAFVD
- a CDS encoding MoaF C-terminal domain-containing protein, which gives rise to MNDQNRPADWKHFDDFATGIAANRLATTDALRGQTFKITLDTGRTIDLAFTSDDTVAWSEGSEAGADWYEALEVASNVFFINMIFSARPTEDEAFIVNTSTRRVLSVRERVRDASEAPGEPLVAQTWSAGVLGDPSVAPTGIAPAPTRDLIGLTAHYTYSPNHVYEHIYLSSERYAWQNLVGIQRGHGDVDLATTWKFAENQYVFGFREFIIPVASLFFYNWDVMHSTGKFLGVTSQGKIENKPAGARIEKKSRTAYDKGKAPV
- a CDS encoding nuclear transport factor 2 family protein, producing MNKNYEAIKAHYAGSDAKDLSAMMAPVTSCTAWTEMAGFPYAGTYVGPDAIIEGVFKRIGEEWDGYALKLEKLVDGGTTIVGIGTYSGTYKKTGKPMSARVVHVWEMEDGKALSFEQFTDTRLVAAATA
- a CDS encoding amino acid ABC transporter substrate-binding protein — encoded protein: MGNSLKAMLAGLVLSAAFAAGTGLANAGDTEIVIGAPISLTGPLAGDGKEQKWAYEQAVADINKAGGIMVKSAGKKLPVRLVIADDESSEGKVASALENLIKVQKVDALLSTHSGPMNIAGAIVAEKYKKFYMITTAFPFEWQPLKLKYSALFFFHPGPGAEVPFEIWDKLPANEKPKNPALVTEDSPDGKGFGGAFEAAAKKYGYTFAVDDPWAIGATDYSALITKLKAANVDAMLVFGSPADTVTLLRQMKELGFSVPYLHGWKGTWTGEFHEALGPDSDYILTDGFWSASYPYKGAKELGDRYEAEFKKDSVTVGAFYANAQVLAQAIEKAGSTDAGALHDAIFGQEFKDTVVGDLKFDQTGFALIPSVATQWWQGKHQLIFPNGNWTYKPAPAWDKR
- a CDS encoding ABC transporter ATP-binding protein, with the protein product MQPDEILLRLEAVQKRFGGLVVLNDIDIAVRANELIGLIGPNGAGKSTLFNLITALYTPTQGRIHFRGQDITGTAPHRICRLGIARTFQLVRTFLTMTAFENVMVGAVYGGGGRVKHATVAAEEALELVGLTAKRDVKTAHMTLSDRRLLEIARAVASSPALLLLDEPMAGLNPTEIQRTVDVIRRVRGEKGVSILWVEHKVDAIMKVCSRVIVLDHGEKIADGTPREIVANRKVIEAYLGEPAA